Proteins encoded within one genomic window of Halodesulfurarchaeum formicicum:
- a CDS encoding class I SAM-dependent methyltransferase encodes MDSQEVRREWRARSGEYSPAYYAYYGPDDKTDAVRAALDEHLARPDPAILEVGSSAGRHLAGLLEAGYTDLAGVELNPEAKPVMEENYPELASQGTFHFDAIESVVSEFADDAFDVVYSVETLQHVHPDDDWVFEALARIAGELIVTVENEGSAEEEESVNYINDEFPLYYRDWGAIFTAFGFEQVAVEERDRDTIRVFRARSD; translated from the coding sequence GTGGCGAGCCCGCTCCGGCGAGTACTCGCCCGCGTATTACGCCTACTACGGACCGGACGACAAGACCGACGCGGTGCGCGCGGCCCTCGATGAGCACCTCGCGCGCCCCGATCCGGCAATCCTGGAGGTCGGGAGTAGCGCTGGGCGACACCTCGCCGGCCTCCTCGAAGCCGGGTACACGGACCTGGCCGGGGTCGAACTCAACCCCGAGGCGAAGCCGGTGATGGAGGAGAATTACCCAGAACTCGCATCGCAGGGGACCTTTCACTTCGACGCCATCGAATCGGTCGTCTCCGAGTTCGCGGACGACGCCTTCGACGTGGTCTACTCGGTCGAGACCCTCCAGCACGTCCATCCGGACGACGACTGGGTCTTCGAGGCCCTGGCGCGGATCGCCGGTGAGCTCATCGTCACCGTCGAGAACGAGGGATCGGCCGAGGAAGAGGAGTCAGTGAACTACATCAACGACGAGTTCCCGCTCTACTACCGGGACTGGGGGGCTATCTTCACGGCGTTTGGTTTCGAGCAGGTGGCAGTCGAGGAGCGAGATCGGGACACGATCCGGGTCTTTCGGGCTCGGTCGGACTGA